From Heliomicrobium modesticaldum Ice1, a single genomic window includes:
- the dhaM gene encoding dihydroxyacetone kinase phosphoryl donor subunit DhaM, which produces MVGIVIVSHSAKVAEGICDLARQMAKADQKILPAGGMADGSIGTDAFKVSEAIQAAWSDDGVLVLVDLGSALLSTDTAMEFLDEGIRERVRVADAPILEGAIGAAVEASVGSSLEQVLATAEGAREMRKII; this is translated from the coding sequence ATGGTCGGCATCGTCATCGTCTCCCATAGCGCCAAAGTGGCCGAGGGCATCTGCGATCTGGCCCGGCAGATGGCCAAGGCGGATCAAAAAATCCTGCCTGCCGGCGGCATGGCCGACGGTTCCATCGGCACTGACGCCTTCAAAGTGAGTGAAGCCATCCAAGCCGCCTGGAGCGACGACGGGGTGCTTGTCCTCGTCGATCTGGGCAGCGCCCTCCTCAGCACCGATACGGCGATGGAATTTCTCGATGAAGGAATCCGCGAGCGGGTCCGCGTCGCCGACGCCCCCATCCTGGAAGGGGCCATCGGCGCCGCCGTTGAGGCGTCCGTGGGCAGCTCCTTAGAGCAAGTGCTGGCGACGGCGGAAGGCGCCAGGGAGATGCGCAAAATCATCTAG
- the dhaL gene encoding dihydroxyacetone kinase subunit DhaL, which translates to MTLLNNPAIALIGAVADAIVQNKDFLTSLDAAIGDADHGINLSRGVEAVRAKAAASPNADIGALLKMVGMTLISTVGGASGPLYGTAFLRAAAPAQGKRALDGETVKEMLAAAIQGIKDRGKATRGEKTMLDALEPAFEAFVQGLEAQKPLVECLEAATAAARQGVEFTKTIVATKGRASYLGERSKGHQDPGATSAAIMLAAITDFCRKAP; encoded by the coding sequence GTGACGCTGTTGAATAATCCAGCCATCGCATTGATCGGGGCGGTGGCCGATGCCATCGTCCAAAACAAGGATTTCCTGACCTCTCTCGACGCGGCCATCGGCGACGCCGATCACGGCATCAACCTGTCCCGCGGCGTCGAAGCGGTGCGGGCGAAGGCGGCCGCCTCGCCGAACGCCGATATCGGTGCATTGCTGAAGATGGTCGGCATGACCCTCATCTCCACCGTCGGCGGCGCTTCCGGCCCCCTTTACGGCACCGCCTTCCTGCGCGCCGCCGCGCCCGCCCAGGGGAAAAGGGCGTTAGACGGTGAGACGGTCAAAGAGATGCTGGCCGCCGCCATTCAGGGGATCAAGGACCGGGGCAAGGCTACCCGGGGAGAAAAAACCATGCTTGACGCGCTGGAGCCGGCCTTTGAGGCTTTTGTCCAGGGCCTGGAGGCGCAAAAGCCCCTCGTTGAATGTCTGGAGGCGGCCACTGCGGCAGCCCGCCAGGGCGTCGAGTTCACCAAAACCATCGTTGCCACCAAGGGCCGGGCCAGCTACCTCGGCGAACGCAGCAAGGGCCACCAGGATCCGGGGGCCACGTCTGCTGCGATCATGCTGGCGGCCATCACCGATTTTTGCCGCAAGGCGCCATAA
- a CDS encoding sigma 54-interacting transcriptional regulator, which yields MSTQWIDEIKAIIRHEKGLHARVAAMIVQKASELKRRYRVSLFLRHRDRKPVPATTLLQLVSLAVQPGEAVWVSARPAEDTGETPFPADADAPCAERPGNEPPQAAIAVEELVRFLESDFALSDEQVQRQVDNLLQDSALTAGQVFASMADGLIVTDAHDVVTVFNPAAERIMGMRASDVIGRKAKAVIAGSRMHIVAETGQPELGRRQMIGDAVILTNRTPIVVDGQVKGAVAVFEDISALEKVTHELHEVKELKERLQLVLESVQDGICVVDREGCVTYVNPAYARIVNGRREDLIGRDVRNLSPRGARRQALETGKPVLGHLAQKDGDVTVIADAYPIIVDGEVTGVVSIVKTLTDVQTLAEKLNRMAARAEYLEQELRRAKKPGGAFARFIGQSGKVRDALAMAEKAAEGPATVLIRGESGTGKELVAEGIHESGPRSKGPFIRVNCAAIPETLLESELFGHEKGAFTGAIKRKLGKFELAHKGTLFLDEIGELDKGMQAKLLRVLQEKEISRIGGEETFTVDVKIIAATNQDLERLVAEGRFREDLYYRLNVIPILLPPLRERKEDIPLLVEHFLQQTGREQGKALRGIHSDALEALMHYSWPGNVRELANLIERVVTLSDGPWITDSDLPTYLRERAAEENHEGRPLEERPAGGRYGAGERGYNGREHKIGRSVGGISGSLFRENRWEEQGDAPLLTWEAYEQQIITLALRRHGSFNAAAKALGLTHKTVAAKARKYGIDKNEAGAGPGKKGAALGKSINE from the coding sequence TTGTCAACGCAGTGGATCGACGAGATAAAAGCGATCATCCGTCATGAGAAAGGGCTTCATGCCCGCGTGGCAGCCATGATCGTGCAAAAGGCAAGCGAACTTAAGAGGCGGTACCGGGTCTCCCTCTTTTTGCGTCACCGGGACCGCAAGCCGGTGCCGGCCACCACGCTGCTGCAACTGGTCTCTCTCGCTGTCCAGCCCGGTGAGGCCGTCTGGGTGTCGGCGAGGCCTGCAGAAGACACCGGTGAGACGCCCTTTCCGGCTGATGCAGATGCACCTTGCGCCGAAAGGCCGGGCAACGAGCCGCCGCAGGCCGCCATCGCCGTTGAGGAACTGGTGCGCTTCCTCGAAAGCGACTTCGCCCTTTCTGACGAACAGGTCCAGCGCCAGGTAGACAACCTCCTCCAGGACAGCGCCCTGACAGCGGGACAGGTCTTTGCCAGCATGGCTGACGGCCTGATCGTCACTGACGCCCACGATGTGGTCACCGTCTTCAATCCGGCCGCCGAGCGGATCATGGGCATGCGGGCCAGCGATGTGATTGGAAGGAAGGCGAAGGCGGTCATCGCCGGATCGAGGATGCACATCGTCGCCGAGACAGGGCAGCCGGAACTGGGGCGGCGGCAGATGATCGGCGACGCGGTCATCCTCACCAATCGGACGCCCATCGTCGTCGACGGGCAGGTCAAAGGCGCCGTCGCCGTCTTTGAGGATATCTCGGCGCTGGAGAAGGTGACGCACGAACTGCACGAGGTGAAGGAACTGAAAGAGCGGCTGCAGCTGGTCCTCGAATCGGTGCAGGATGGCATTTGCGTCGTCGACCGGGAAGGTTGCGTCACCTATGTGAACCCCGCCTATGCCCGCATCGTCAACGGCCGCCGGGAGGACCTGATCGGCCGGGATGTGCGGAACCTGTCGCCGCGGGGGGCGCGGCGGCAGGCTTTGGAGACGGGCAAGCCGGTATTGGGCCATCTGGCGCAAAAGGACGGCGATGTGACCGTTATCGCCGACGCCTATCCCATCATCGTCGATGGGGAGGTGACCGGGGTGGTCTCCATTGTCAAGACCCTCACCGATGTGCAGACACTGGCCGAGAAGCTGAACCGCATGGCCGCCCGCGCCGAGTATTTGGAGCAGGAACTGCGGCGGGCGAAAAAACCGGGCGGCGCTTTCGCGCGCTTCATCGGCCAGAGCGGCAAGGTGCGCGACGCCTTGGCGATGGCGGAAAAGGCGGCCGAGGGACCGGCGACGGTGCTCATCCGCGGTGAGAGCGGCACCGGCAAGGAGCTGGTGGCCGAAGGCATCCATGAATCGGGGCCGCGATCTAAGGGACCCTTTATTCGCGTCAACTGTGCCGCCATCCCTGAGACCTTGTTGGAGAGCGAGCTCTTCGGCCATGAAAAGGGCGCCTTCACCGGCGCTATCAAACGCAAGCTGGGCAAGTTCGAGCTGGCCCACAAGGGCACCCTCTTCCTCGACGAAATCGGCGAGTTGGACAAGGGCATGCAGGCCAAGCTGCTTCGCGTGCTTCAGGAAAAAGAGATCAGCCGCATCGGCGGCGAAGAGACGTTCACAGTCGACGTGAAGATCATCGCCGCCACCAATCAGGACCTCGAAAGGCTGGTGGCCGAAGGCCGTTTTCGGGAAGACCTTTACTACCGGTTGAATGTCATTCCGATCTTGCTGCCGCCGCTCCGTGAACGCAAAGAAGACATCCCTCTATTGGTGGAACATTTCCTCCAGCAGACCGGGCGGGAACAGGGCAAGGCGCTGCGAGGCATCCACAGCGACGCACTGGAGGCGTTGATGCATTACAGCTGGCCGGGCAACGTGCGCGAGCTGGCCAACCTGATCGAGCGGGTCGTCACCTTGAGCGACGGCCCTTGGATCACCGACAGTGATCTGCCCACCTACCTCCGGGAGCGGGCGGCCGAGGAAAATCATGAAGGGAGGCCTCTTGAAGAGCGACCTGCTGGCGGGAGATACGGCGCAGGGGAACGCGGATATAACGGAAGAGAGCACAAGATTGGCAGGTCGGTCGGGGGAATCAGCGGCTCCCTTTTCAGGGAGAATAGGTGGGAGGAACAGGGTGACGCGCCGCTGTTGACCTGGGAAGCATACGAACAGCAGATCATCACCTTGGCTCTGCGCCGGCACGGCAGCTTCAACGCCGCCGCCAAAGCCCTGGGACTGACTCATAAAACCGTGGCGGCGAAAGCCCGCAAGTACGGCATCGACAAGAACGAAGCCGGTGCAGGCCCTGGGAAAAAAGGAGCGGCCTTGGGAAAAAGTATCAACGAATGA
- a CDS encoding ATP-binding protein has product MKPIIAIASGKGGTGKTTVAVNLAAVADEPVLLADCDVEEPNCHLFIHPEKKVTTPFSVLMPAFNLEKCVGCGRCRDVCRFQALIMVKGKPMLFPENCHACGGCSRHCPSRAITEVERPVGTIHQGDAGTVRLVYGILDIGEAKSPPLIRAVRRRLNDRTTTGERTVIIDAPPGTSCPVVSAIDGVDYLVLVTESTPFGLHDLQLAVAMARTMGLSFGVIINRAGLGDSRVHDYCQREGITLLMELPFDREVAQVYADGKLPARELPAIREAFQGLWQRLREEVTP; this is encoded by the coding sequence ATGAAACCGATCATCGCCATCGCATCAGGAAAAGGCGGAACCGGCAAGACGACGGTGGCTGTGAACCTGGCTGCCGTAGCGGATGAACCGGTCCTGCTGGCCGACTGTGACGTGGAAGAGCCCAACTGTCATCTCTTCATTCACCCGGAAAAAAAAGTGACCACTCCCTTCAGTGTGCTGATGCCAGCCTTCAACCTGGAAAAATGCGTCGGCTGCGGCCGTTGCCGCGACGTCTGTCGCTTTCAGGCGCTGATCATGGTCAAAGGCAAGCCAATGCTGTTTCCGGAAAACTGCCACGCCTGCGGGGGCTGCAGCCGCCATTGCCCGTCTCGGGCCATCACCGAGGTAGAGCGACCTGTCGGAACGATTCATCAGGGAGACGCCGGAACGGTTCGACTGGTCTACGGCATCCTGGACATCGGCGAGGCCAAAAGTCCGCCCCTCATCCGAGCGGTGCGCCGCCGCCTGAACGACAGGACGACAACTGGCGAACGAACAGTGATCATCGACGCGCCGCCCGGCACCTCCTGCCCGGTTGTCAGCGCCATCGATGGCGTCGACTACCTCGTTCTCGTCACAGAGTCGACGCCCTTCGGGCTCCACGATCTGCAACTGGCCGTTGCGATGGCCCGGACGATGGGCCTTTCCTTCGGCGTGATCATCAACCGGGCCGGTCTCGGCGACAGCCGAGTTCACGATTACTGCCAGCGGGAAGGGATCACCCTGTTGATGGAATTGCCCTTTGACCGTGAGGTGGCCCAGGTGTACGCCGACGGGAAACTGCCGGCGCGGGAACTGCCGGCCATACGGGAGGCCTTTCAAGGGCTTTGGCAGCGGCTGCGCGAGGAGGTGACGCCATGA
- a CDS encoding PadR family transcriptional regulator encodes MFIGSQGHGSGPGPAPGLGEGSGRGQGPGPGRGPGRGRGRCRCGGMGGGRSDSLVFPGVLLSLRQRPAHGYELMEKLEQMHFVSALPDPAVIYRYLRRLEEEGMVESRLEPGQGGPARKVYSLTAEGESYLQAWVIRIGKQKNDLEAFLQAAERAAGAPGSAGGESAAPSAGESAAKGTSESGGGDADRRSTGQADGGSAGDSQ; translated from the coding sequence ATGTTTATAGGTAGTCAAGGCCACGGTTCCGGCCCAGGCCCGGCTCCGGGCCTGGGAGAGGGAAGCGGACGAGGTCAAGGTCCCGGTCCCGGTCGCGGTCCCGGTCGCGGTCGCGGGCGCTGCCGTTGCGGCGGGATGGGCGGCGGACGCTCCGATTCGCTGGTCTTTCCCGGCGTGCTGCTGAGCCTGCGCCAGCGGCCGGCGCACGGGTACGAATTGATGGAAAAACTGGAGCAAATGCACTTTGTGTCCGCCCTGCCGGATCCGGCGGTGATTTACCGTTATCTGCGGCGGCTGGAAGAGGAGGGGATGGTCGAATCCCGGCTGGAGCCTGGACAAGGCGGTCCGGCGCGGAAGGTTTACTCCTTGACGGCCGAAGGAGAGAGCTACCTGCAGGCCTGGGTGATCCGGATCGGCAAGCAAAAAAACGATCTGGAGGCTTTTCTTCAAGCCGCCGAAAGAGCGGCGGGAGCGCCCGGGTCTGCCGGTGGCGAAAGTGCCGCTCCATCTGCCGGTGAGTCTGCTGCGAAAGGGACCAGCGAATCTGGCGGCGGTGATGCCGATCGCCGTTCAACGGGTCAAGCAGACGGCGGGAGTGCCGGTGACAGCCAATGA
- a CDS encoding ATP-binding protein, translated as MKQIAVLSGKGGTGKTSLVAAFAALAERSVFADCDVDAADLHLLLQPEIEEKEPFESGRSLTWNKDGCIFCGRCLKVCRFDAIKFDRSGPKQVISPFACEGCGCCVDVCPGEAFTLTPKQAGELYVSTTRFGPFVHAQLGVAEEASGQLVTKVRKRAREIAEQQGMSYVLIDGCPGTGCPVIASITGTDLVVLVTEPTVSGLHDLRRVAQVVRHFRRPCGVVVNKADLNRDMTARIKDECRDEAIPFFGEIPFDDQVVAAQLAGRSIVEQGPSPAGEAIRAIWATISKTVSDSAT; from the coding sequence ATGAAGCAGATCGCTGTCCTATCAGGCAAGGGAGGCACCGGCAAGACATCCCTCGTGGCCGCCTTCGCCGCCCTGGCGGAACGGTCTGTCTTCGCCGACTGTGACGTTGATGCCGCCGACCTGCACCTGCTCCTGCAACCGGAGATCGAGGAGAAAGAGCCCTTTGAAAGCGGGCGAAGCCTCACCTGGAACAAGGATGGCTGCATCTTTTGCGGCCGTTGCTTGAAAGTTTGCCGCTTTGACGCCATCAAGTTCGACCGGTCCGGACCGAAGCAGGTCATCTCGCCTTTCGCTTGTGAAGGCTGTGGTTGCTGTGTCGATGTCTGCCCTGGGGAAGCCTTCACTCTGACGCCGAAACAGGCGGGAGAACTCTATGTGTCCACAACCCGTTTCGGCCCCTTTGTCCACGCCCAACTGGGCGTCGCCGAAGAGGCCAGCGGCCAACTGGTCACCAAGGTGCGCAAGCGCGCCCGAGAGATCGCCGAACAGCAGGGGATGTCCTACGTGCTGATCGACGGCTGTCCCGGCACAGGCTGCCCTGTCATCGCCTCAATCACCGGAACCGACCTCGTCGTCTTGGTGACCGAGCCGACCGTATCGGGCCTTCATGACCTGCGCCGCGTCGCCCAGGTGGTCCGCCACTTCCGCCGTCCCTGCGGCGTCGTGGTCAACAAGGCGGACTTAAACCGGGACATGACTGCCCGTATCAAAGACGAGTGCCGCGATGAAGCGATCCCCTTTTTCGGCGAGATCCCTTTTGACGATCAGGTGGTGGCCGCCCAGTTGGCTGGTCGATCGATCGTAGAGCAGGGTCCGTCGCCTGCGGGGGAGGCCATCCGGGCGATCTGGGCGACCATCTCCAAAACGGTGTCGGACAGCGCCACCTAG
- the dhaK gene encoding dihydroxyacetone kinase subunit DhaK: MKKVINQAEQVVEEMLQGIVLAHPQYVKRVEGFDVIVRADAPVAGKVALVSGGGSGHEPSHGGFVGRGMLDGAVAGAVFTSPTPDQVYEAVKAVDSGKGVLLVIKNYTGDVMNFEMAAEMAEADNIQVAKVVVNDDVAVENSTWTTGRRGIAGTVFVHKIAGAKAEKGASLEEVKAVAEKVIANVRSMGMALSPCTVPAAGKPSFTLAEDEVEIGMGIHGEPGTHRERIGSADETVTHLLDKILADIDVAAGDEVAVLINGLGATPLMELYVVNRRVAELLGEKGIQIAKTYVGNYMTSLEMAGFSISLLKLDAELKELLLAPADTPAFVQF, encoded by the coding sequence ATGAAAAAGGTCATCAATCAGGCGGAACAAGTCGTCGAAGAAATGCTGCAAGGTATCGTCCTCGCCCATCCCCAGTATGTGAAGCGGGTGGAAGGTTTCGACGTCATTGTCCGCGCCGATGCGCCTGTGGCCGGCAAGGTCGCCCTCGTCAGCGGCGGCGGCAGCGGTCATGAACCCTCCCACGGCGGGTTCGTCGGCCGGGGCATGTTGGACGGCGCAGTGGCCGGTGCCGTCTTCACCTCGCCCACGCCGGATCAGGTCTATGAAGCCGTCAAGGCAGTCGACAGCGGCAAGGGCGTCCTGCTGGTGATCAAGAACTACACCGGCGACGTGATGAACTTTGAAATGGCGGCAGAGATGGCCGAAGCTGACAACATCCAGGTGGCCAAGGTGGTCGTCAATGATGACGTGGCCGTGGAAAACAGCACCTGGACTACCGGCCGCCGCGGCATCGCCGGCACCGTTTTTGTTCATAAGATCGCCGGCGCCAAGGCTGAAAAGGGCGCCAGCCTGGAAGAGGTCAAAGCTGTCGCCGAAAAGGTGATCGCCAATGTGCGCTCCATGGGCATGGCTCTTTCGCCCTGCACCGTGCCGGCTGCCGGCAAGCCGAGCTTCACCCTGGCTGAAGACGAAGTGGAGATCGGCATGGGCATCCATGGCGAACCGGGCACTCATCGCGAAAGGATCGGCAGCGCCGATGAAACGGTCACCCACCTGCTCGACAAAATCCTGGCCGATATCGACGTCGCCGCCGGTGACGAGGTAGCCGTCCTGATCAACGGCCTCGGCGCCACCCCCTTGATGGAACTTTATGTGGTCAACCGCAGGGTGGCCGAGCTCCTCGGCGAAAAAGGCATCCAGATCGCCAAGACCTACGTGGGTAACTATATGACCTCGCTGGAAATGGCAGGGTTCTCTATCTCCCTGCTGAAGCTCGACGCCGAGTTGAAGGAGCTGCTGCTGGCACCGGCGGATACGCCTGCTTTCGTCCAGTTCTAG
- a CDS encoding methyl-accepting chemotaxis protein produces the protein MRQIKHKIMVAIMLTTFMMTAILGGTSLMGIYKNAQMEVANKRAQLYAQYDSLIKSQVDQAMGILLYAYNKQQTGELTEVQAKKLATDMIKSLRYGEKQDGYFWIDAVDYTLVAHPMLTYQEGSNRKNSQDPKGVYIVQEVVAAAQGKNNGYTDYLWEKPQDVGSGRLTPKRAYSKLFKEWGWVISTGNYVDEIETAVEAVRQKQWDTTKGEIIFEAFFSLLSLLVSGTVAVFLSQRIANPLRAMMAGIEKDADGKITIRNVHVEAKDEIGDLAQALNGLTAQVRQFLQQVIESSGRITQNAHDVDQSCHQLARQSMETTAITQEISAAMEESAATIQQINATIETVHEQTRSMNQNATEGLTLSRTIDQRANRLREEALASAQQAQTVFADMKRQLTTAIEGSREVEKIDELAKAILHITEQTNLLALNAAIEAAHAGEVGRGFAVVAGEIRKLAEESARTVEDIQQIVTAARASVALLADTSGKAVDFMDEGVITSTTKLRDAAEQYSADARRFETFMEEFKGTCDRLDETMESIAKSIQQMTAAVNESADGISQVAVQTADMQHQVGAIKEKSDETNENLKKLNDLVNGFNI, from the coding sequence GTGAGACAAATCAAGCATAAGATCATGGTGGCCATCATGCTGACCACCTTCATGATGACGGCTATCCTCGGCGGCACCAGCCTCATGGGGATCTACAAGAACGCCCAGATGGAAGTGGCCAACAAGCGCGCCCAGCTCTACGCCCAGTATGACAGCCTGATCAAAAGCCAGGTCGACCAGGCCATGGGCATACTGCTCTACGCCTACAACAAACAACAGACGGGCGAACTCACCGAAGTCCAGGCAAAAAAACTGGCTACCGACATGATCAAAAGCCTCCGTTACGGCGAGAAACAGGACGGCTACTTCTGGATCGATGCCGTCGACTATACCCTCGTCGCCCACCCCATGCTGACCTATCAGGAAGGGTCTAACCGCAAAAACAGCCAGGACCCCAAAGGCGTCTACATCGTCCAGGAAGTGGTCGCCGCCGCCCAGGGCAAGAACAACGGCTACACCGATTACCTCTGGGAGAAGCCGCAAGACGTAGGTTCGGGCAGGCTGACGCCCAAACGCGCCTACTCTAAGCTCTTCAAGGAATGGGGCTGGGTCATCAGCACCGGCAACTACGTCGACGAGATCGAGACTGCCGTCGAAGCGGTCCGCCAGAAGCAATGGGACACGACCAAGGGCGAGATCATCTTCGAAGCCTTTTTCTCCCTCCTCTCCCTGCTCGTCTCCGGCACCGTCGCCGTCTTCCTCAGCCAGCGCATCGCCAACCCGCTGAGGGCGATGATGGCCGGCATCGAAAAAGATGCCGACGGAAAAATCACCATCCGCAATGTCCATGTCGAGGCCAAGGATGAGATCGGCGATCTGGCCCAAGCGCTGAACGGCCTAACGGCGCAAGTACGGCAGTTCCTTCAACAGGTCATCGAATCGTCAGGCCGGATCACCCAAAACGCCCATGACGTGGACCAGTCCTGCCATCAGCTGGCGCGCCAGTCGATGGAGACCACGGCGATCACCCAGGAGATCAGCGCCGCCATGGAGGAGTCGGCGGCGACGATCCAGCAGATCAACGCCACCATTGAAACCGTGCACGAACAAACCCGTTCGATGAACCAAAACGCGACTGAGGGCCTTACCCTTTCGCGCACCATCGACCAGCGGGCCAACCGCCTCCGCGAAGAGGCCCTGGCCTCGGCCCAGCAGGCTCAGACCGTCTTCGCCGATATGAAGCGCCAACTGACGACTGCCATCGAAGGCTCACGGGAGGTGGAGAAGATCGATGAGCTGGCCAAGGCCATTTTGCACATCACTGAACAGACGAACCTGCTCGCCTTAAACGCCGCCATCGAAGCTGCCCACGCCGGCGAGGTCGGCCGAGGCTTCGCCGTCGTCGCCGGCGAGATCCGCAAACTGGCCGAAGAATCGGCTCGGACCGTCGAGGACATCCAACAGATCGTCACGGCAGCTCGCGCCTCCGTCGCCCTCCTGGCCGATACCTCCGGCAAAGCCGTCGACTTCATGGACGAGGGCGTCATCACCAGCACAACGAAACTCCGCGACGCCGCCGAACAGTACAGCGCCGACGCCAGACGCTTTGAGACCTTCATGGAAGAGTTCAAGGGCACCTGTGACCGTTTGGATGAGACGATGGAATCGATCGCCAAGTCCATCCAGCAGATGACCGCCGCCGTCAATGAGAGCGCCGACGGCATCTCCCAGGTGGCCGTCCAAACTGCTGACATGCAGCATCAGGTCGGGGCGATCAAGGAGAAGTCGGACGAGACGAATGAGAATCTGAAGAAGTTGAATGACTTGGTAAATGGATTTAATATCTAA
- the ptsP gene encoding phosphoenolpyruvate--protein phosphotransferase, protein MTTFFGRGVVSGVALGRIKRPAQDLTAYLDRYRPGSVEEETSRLEQALAGAKEQLQALLSGPAVDDTLSAIMEAHVMMLDDPGLVASIMEKIREGDSAPRSVLAACEAYAAQFAALDDPYLRERSADIRDIGRRVAGLLLGVDGEGEKARGMADSGVVLCASDMEPSAVAAYPPGQLQALLLGQGSTTSHAVIIAKAQGIVTVVGLGEAVDQIPDGAEVIVDGASGEVRLSPDEKERNAVLVRIAAQAERRRKDLAEATLPAVTRDGVKVQLAANIGSPGEWEKARALGAEGVGLFRSEFLFMERDALPSEEEQFAAYRQAAEGCGGHLCVIRTLDIGGDKPLAHLAIGHEDNPFLGWRAIRISLERTDLFRTQLKAILRAGCYGKVALMLPMVISVGEIRQARAILTEAAEELAREGREFAANVPVGIMVETPAAAATASLLAPACDFFSIGTNDLVQYTLAVDRGNPKVAPLYNHFHPAVLRLIDATIQAARQQGIWVGMCGEMAGDPLAAPLLVGMGIDELSMSAPSIPQVKAVIRSLSVSEAQKVRKAVLAMEDAAAIRAYLEKWRQSAAR, encoded by the coding sequence GTGACAACTTTTTTTGGCAGGGGCGTCGTGTCCGGTGTCGCCCTGGGCCGGATCAAACGACCGGCTCAGGACCTGACGGCCTATCTGGATCGATACCGCCCCGGTTCCGTGGAAGAAGAGACGTCCAGGCTGGAGCAGGCGCTCGCCGGTGCGAAGGAACAGTTGCAGGCGCTCCTATCCGGGCCGGCTGTCGATGACACCTTGTCGGCTATCATGGAAGCCCATGTGATGATGCTCGACGACCCTGGACTCGTAGCGTCTATAATGGAAAAAATCCGAGAGGGCGACAGCGCTCCCCGGTCTGTCCTGGCTGCCTGCGAGGCTTATGCTGCCCAGTTTGCAGCCCTTGACGACCCTTACCTGCGCGAGCGGTCCGCCGACATCCGGGACATTGGACGGCGGGTGGCCGGACTGCTGCTGGGGGTGGACGGCGAGGGGGAAAAGGCGCGGGGCATGGCAGACAGTGGGGTTGTCCTATGCGCCAGCGACATGGAGCCCTCTGCCGTGGCCGCCTACCCGCCGGGACAACTGCAAGCCCTGCTTTTGGGCCAGGGGAGCACCACCTCTCACGCCGTGATCATCGCCAAAGCCCAAGGTATCGTGACCGTTGTTGGTCTTGGAGAGGCCGTCGACCAAATCCCCGACGGCGCCGAGGTCATCGTCGACGGCGCTTCCGGCGAGGTGCGATTATCTCCCGATGAGAAGGAACGCAACGCTGTTCTGGTGCGGATCGCAGCGCAGGCGGAGCGACGGCGGAAGGATCTGGCCGAGGCGACCCTGCCTGCCGTTACACGCGATGGTGTGAAGGTCCAGTTGGCGGCCAATATCGGTTCGCCTGGCGAATGGGAGAAGGCGCGGGCGCTGGGGGCCGAAGGGGTGGGCCTGTTTCGCAGCGAATTTTTGTTCATGGAACGGGACGCTCTCCCGAGTGAAGAGGAGCAGTTCGCCGCTTACCGCCAGGCGGCGGAAGGCTGTGGCGGACACCTCTGTGTGATCCGCACCCTCGACATCGGTGGCGATAAACCTTTGGCCCATCTGGCCATCGGTCACGAAGACAACCCCTTTCTGGGTTGGCGGGCGATCCGCATCAGCCTGGAACGAACCGATCTGTTCCGCACTCAGTTGAAGGCCATTCTCCGGGCCGGTTGCTATGGCAAGGTGGCCCTTATGCTGCCCATGGTGATCAGCGTCGGCGAGATCCGCCAGGCCCGAGCCATCCTCACCGAGGCAGCCGAGGAGTTGGCGCGGGAGGGGCGGGAATTTGCCGCCAATGTCCCCGTCGGCATCATGGTCGAGACGCCGGCGGCGGCTGCCACCGCATCGCTGCTGGCGCCGGCCTGTGACTTTTTCAGCATCGGCACGAACGACCTCGTCCAATACACCCTGGCTGTCGACCGGGGCAACCCTAAAGTGGCCCCCTTGTACAACCACTTTCATCCGGCTGTCCTCCGGCTCATCGACGCCACCATCCAGGCGGCGCGGCAGCAGGGGATCTGGGTGGGCATGTGCGGCGAGATGGCAGGCGATCCCTTGGCGGCGCCCCTCTTGGTCGGCATGGGCATCGACGAGTTGAGCATGAGCGCCCCCTCGATCCCGCAGGTCAAGGCGGTCATCCGCAGTCTTTCCGTCAGCGAGGCGCAAAAGGTGCGGAAAGCGGTGCTGGCTATGGAGGACGCTGCGGCAATCCGGGCTTACCTGGAGAAATGGCGCCAGTCTGCTGCGCGCTAA
- a CDS encoding HPr family phosphocarrier protein yields the protein MIPLTEIQLVLTNPTGLHARPASQFVQTAARFKSKVQIVAGDKRADGKSILNVMTLGLKKGAAFTVSADGEDEAECLAALQALVEGNFGEG from the coding sequence GTGATTCCGTTGACAGAGATTCAACTGGTCTTGACGAATCCCACAGGTCTGCATGCGCGGCCGGCCTCCCAGTTTGTGCAGACGGCAGCTCGTTTTAAGAGCAAAGTCCAGATCGTGGCCGGCGACAAGAGGGCCGATGGTAAGAGCATTTTGAATGTCATGACCTTGGGATTGAAGAAGGGTGCCGCTTTCACGGTGTCCGCTGACGGCGAGGATGAAGCCGAATGCCTGGCCGCCTTGCAGGCGCTGGTCGAGGGCAACTTTGGCGAAGGGTAG